Part of the Lolium rigidum isolate FL_2022 chromosome 6, APGP_CSIRO_Lrig_0.1, whole genome shotgun sequence genome, GACGGGTCTGCACATTATTGACGGAGATGTTCGTCAGCGGAGCTGCATCGAATTGCGGAAGCGTAgtgcatagttttttttttcgagtAGCGCGCGCGCAGGAGGCGTAGTGTAGAATTGTGACACCATGGGCGTTACCTTGATGGCTTGAGGTGGTGTCGTAGCTGCGCGGCGTGGTGGCGTTGGATGTGGAGGTGTGGGAGGTGGCCGCCTGCTGGGAGGAGAGGAGGCGAGGCTTCttcgaagcggctgcggcggcggtggaTGCGGTGGCGCCCGGGGTTGATTCGGAGCCTCCGAGGTGCTGTCgctcgcggcggcgcgcggcggggaCCCAGGTGCTCTTGACGTGGGTGGAGCAGTCGAAGCCGCGGCTCTTGCAGCAGGTGCGGCACCGGCTGTGGCTGCAGTCCTTCTTGGCCTGGTTGCCGCAGTCCTGGCACGTGGCGGTGCCGGACCCGGACGAGCCGGCGCCGCCCGTGTCGAGCATCGGGAGCGGCTTCTTCAGGTAGAAGGCGCcgaggctagggttagggttgttgCCGCCCGACGGCGGCGAttgcggcggctgctgctgctgctggtggtgctGCGAGGAGGAGGACTGCCAGAACTGGATGCCGCTGCTGGCGGCCGCCGCCTTGGCCGCGTCCGGATCGAGCACGCAGGGGCCCGCGGAGAGCAGCGGGAAGATGGGGTCGGGGTTGGATGCGGCgtcgtggtggtggtgatggtggtgcgtGTGGTGGAAGGACGCGGCGGGGGCCACGACCACCATCCCGACGTCCCCCGCCGCCATCCCGTAGTTCAGCGCGGCCTGGTGGCGCGACGTGGCGGGGCCCCAGAGCCCGGCTCCCAGCGAGGCGCCGGaggcggccgcggccgccgctgcGGCGCTGGCATTGAAGCCGAGGGAGAGGTCGTCCCCCCGGGCTGCTCctccggcggctgcggcggcggcggaggaggcgaccCAGTCCGCGAAGGCGCCGGTGTCGGATGGGAAGCGCCGCCCGGAAGCCACACTTATACCCAGCGGATTCGACGGCCGcgcgcggcgaggcgaggcgagataAAAAAAAAATGGCCGCGCGCCGGCTAGAAAGCTACCTCCCGAGCTCCTACGGAAGCAGGTGGTGGCCGGCGATCCGGGGGAAGAAGAATAAAAATTCTCCACTACGCACGAGACTGAGGATTTTCTCTCTTTCCGGCCGTAGAAATCTGAAATCAGAATAGGATGGATGGAAGGATAGCGAGGTCAGTAGCTATAGCTAGGCTGCGGCGTCTCTATCGCTCCAATTACTAGCACTGCATCTCGATGGAGCGCTTCCAAGCAGCTAGCTCCCTAGCTCTAGCTGCCCCTATATAGTACCTTGCCTGGCTGGGCCTATCAATCTACTAGCTACCAGTACCTAGCTTCTCTGTCTCTTTcctccctcgcctttatagactagTACCTCAGCTTTTCAAAAAAGATAAATCCTTTGCGATTTATATTTGCTGATGCAGCAGGAGGAGAGAATAGAATCCTAGAATGATGGTGTGGAAGCACCATGTTTAGGAGATGGAGGGGCCatgagcagagagagagagagaaggataCAGATCCTCTGCTAGAAGAGAGATGCTTGTGATGGTGTGGGGCTCTGAAATTCCTctgggaagagagagagagagggatgtTGGTGTTGTGGATCGATGATGATCACTCGCTATCCGTCCGTCTTTTTGGCGGTGGAAGGGGCTTTTATTTGTCCACCTGCCACTACTGCGCGCGCCTGCTTCGGCCTTCCGAAACACATCCAAACGCTACGCTGGACACTGACCACCTTCTTCCTCTGCCGCTTCTGCGGCCGCCACCCGTGTTAACAGCCGCCGCAGTGTTGGGAACATGGGCTCTACTCCTATCAAACTGCGATGGCCGGTGGACAACACCATCGCTTCCTCTGCTGCTAGGTCGGTAGCCATCCACGTACGTGCCCGCCCAAGGATTTGGTTACCTAGCCAAATACATCCTACGTTTAGAAAATGTATAAAATAGACTAAATCTAAGAGCAAGTCCACCGGGCAGTCCCAAATAGGCGTCGGTAGGGGCGCCGGCACCTCCATTTAGGGGatgccggcactgcatcctctatttgggggagctgttcccacactGACGCCCCCAAAATGACGACCCCGATAgatgttttgaattaaatttataaataaatgcatagaaaatCGAATAAGGATTTGGTTAGGTAGCCAAATACAATACATCCTCCGTTTGGAATATGTATAAAATAGACTACATTattaaaaatagactagatactaAAGTCAGTGAACCAAAGAAAAGTGTTTCAATATCTTAAATTTgcaaacagagggagtagtacacATTTATCAGCCACTTACAGGAATTCCCAATCTTGAATGCTAAATTAGTttattatgcaaaaaaaaaaatgcaatcCATTTGAAATACACGGTCACTGGCCCATTAACCGAAAATGAACCCTCTCGCGATTACATGGCGCCGACAAGGCTTCATATACCAATGACCTAGGGCCTATCTTGCGTCCCTCACCCTCTCGCCGCCGTCGAGCGGCACGGCCAGGCAAAGCTCGGGTtgtgctagcggcgaggcctccttcGGTGGATGTGCTCCCTCTCTCTATCTCATCgtggtgctagggtttggcgATGGGGATCGCCGGCGCAGTACTACAGACCTCCGACGATGGCTCCGGGCGACAACAACGGGGATGGTGGCTTCCTTGTCTGGTGGTGTTACCCTTGCATCTGTGGCCAAGTCCATGCCTGATGTCTCCTCTGGTGTGGGCATGAAGGGTTGAATCGTTCGCACCGGGTTGGTATCGTGGCACCCAACTGAGATGGCTGCTTGGCACCgaggtggttgatacgtctccgacgtatcattaatttcttatgttccatgccacattattgatgatatctacatgttttatgcatactttacatcatatttatgcattttctggaactaacctattaacgagatgccgaagagccgcttgtcgttttctactgtttttggtttcagaaatcgtagtaaggaaatattctcggaattggacgaaatcaacgcccagggcctattttcacacgaagcttccagaagaccgaagagtcaacgaagtggggccacgaggtggccaggaggtagggcggcgcggcccagcccttggccgcgccggcctgtctcctgggcccctcgtgacgccccttgacttgaccttccgcctacaaatagccttcgtcgcgaaacccccagtaccgagagccacgatacggaaaaccttccagagacgccgccgccgccaatcccatctcgggggattcaggagatcgcctccggcaccctgccggagaggggattcatctcccggaggactctacgccgccatggtcgcctccggagtgatgagtgagtagttcacccctggactatgggtccatagcagtagctagatggttgtcttctcctcattatgcttcattgtcggatcttgtgagctgccgaacatgatcaagatcatctatctgtaatgctatatgttgtgtttgttgggatccgatgaatagagaatactatgttatgttgattatcaatttatatctatgtgttgtttatgatcttgcatgctct contains:
- the LOC124668466 gene encoding protein LATERAL ROOT PRIMORDIUM 1-like encodes the protein MAAGDVGMVVVAPAASFHHTHHHHHHHDAASNPDPIFPLLSAGPCVLDPDAAKAAAASSGIQFWQSSSSQHHQQQQQPPQSPPSGGNNPNPSLGAFYLKKPLPMLDTGGAGSSGSGTATCQDCGNQAKKDCSHSRCRTCCKSRGFDCSTHVKSTWVPAARRRERQHLGGSESTPGATASTAAAAASKKPRLLSSQQAATSHTSTSNATTPRSYDTTSSHQDPSFRGSLPRQVRAPAVFRCVRVTSVDDGEDEYAYQATVTINGHVFKGFLYDQGVDDGRASNDIDSTAGVPSMSDLHLGGGGNAGRGAGVPSSSMAPSDMYGGGGASHQHILGGSGYGNTMN